In one Sphingobium indicum B90A genomic region, the following are encoded:
- a CDS encoding protein-L-isoaspartate O-methyltransferase family protein gives MTEQNFSSMRAAMVESQLRTSDVDDQRVIAAMAHVAREEFVPAERRAMAYVDRPVPLAGGRALNPPLVTGRLLKEAQIAKGDKVLLIGAATGYSAALLARLGAQVTAVEEEGGPEIAVDGVAVVRGPLNAGSAADAPYDVLFIDGAVEEVPAALVQQLADGARVVTGIVERGVTRLCSGRVVSGVLGLSRLADMEMVVLPGFAAPEGFVF, from the coding sequence GTGACCGAGCAGAATTTTTCATCGATGCGGGCCGCCATGGTCGAAAGCCAGCTTCGCACCAGCGATGTGGACGATCAGCGCGTGATCGCGGCGATGGCGCATGTGGCGCGCGAGGAATTCGTGCCCGCCGAGCGGCGGGCGATGGCCTATGTCGACCGGCCGGTCCCGCTCGCCGGCGGGCGCGCGCTCAATCCGCCGCTGGTGACGGGCCGCCTGCTCAAGGAGGCGCAGATCGCCAAGGGCGACAAGGTGCTGCTGATCGGCGCCGCCACCGGCTACAGCGCGGCGCTGCTCGCAAGGCTGGGCGCTCAGGTCACCGCGGTTGAGGAAGAGGGCGGGCCGGAGATCGCGGTCGACGGCGTGGCGGTGGTTCGCGGTCCGCTGAACGCCGGTTCCGCCGCCGATGCGCCCTATGATGTGCTGTTTATCGACGGCGCAGTGGAGGAAGTGCCCGCCGCGCTCGTTCAGCAGCTTGCCGATGGCGCGCGGGTGGTGACGGGTATCGTGGAGCGCGGCGTCACCCGCCTGTGCAGCGGTCGGGTGGTGTCGGGCGTGCTGGGTCTTTCCCGCCTCGCCGACATGGAAATGGTTGTGCTTCCGGGCTTTGCCGCGCCGGAAGGATTTGTGTTCTGA
- a CDS encoding TolC family outer membrane protein — protein MTAKVRLSGRTAFILLLSMSSALGGAAHAETLQGALAKAYRSNPTLTGARAGQRATDENVPIQKAAGRPALDGTGSYSESILKPTISFTSPQRTLNANAQLSVPLYAGGSVRNAVRAAKTRVAAGQADLRGTEASVFSQVVAAYMDVIRNSAVVALNQANVRALEVNLQATGDRFEVGDVTRTDVAQSESRLALARSDLQNAEANLITARENYIALVGEAPDNLEPPPPLPGLPATPESAVQVALKDNPDILAAQKLREAQQFDVRAAKGTVLPTVSAFTQAGYTNYLDTLMGAGGSGSATGSQINKQASAGVQLNIPFYQGGRPAAQVRRNQALESQALEREIEVERGVIAQTRSAYASWQASLESIQSNQKAVEAANLSLEGVRAENSVGSRTILDILNAEQEAVNAKVQLVTARRNAYVAGFSLLAAMGHAEADDLNLEAGTLYDPMVNYDRVKGKWFDWDFDPAPKVQSTRTVDSPAQNANVDPGLAQP, from the coding sequence ATGACGGCAAAAGTTCGGCTTTCGGGGCGCACCGCCTTCATCCTGTTGCTGTCGATGTCCTCCGCCCTGGGCGGCGCGGCCCATGCGGAAACGTTGCAGGGCGCGCTCGCCAAGGCCTATCGGTCGAACCCGACCCTGACGGGCGCGCGCGCCGGTCAGCGGGCGACGGATGAGAATGTGCCGATCCAGAAGGCGGCGGGTCGGCCCGCGCTGGATGGGACCGGCAGCTATTCCGAAAGCATCCTCAAGCCCACGATCAGCTTCACTTCGCCGCAGCGCACGCTGAACGCGAACGCGCAGTTGAGCGTTCCCCTCTATGCCGGGGGCAGCGTGCGCAACGCCGTCCGGGCCGCCAAGACGCGGGTCGCCGCCGGTCAGGCCGATCTGCGCGGCACGGAGGCCAGCGTCTTCTCGCAGGTCGTCGCGGCCTATATGGACGTCATCCGCAACAGCGCGGTCGTCGCGCTCAACCAGGCCAATGTGCGGGCGCTGGAGGTCAATCTGCAGGCGACCGGCGATCGGTTCGAGGTGGGCGACGTGACCCGCACCGACGTGGCGCAATCCGAATCGCGCCTGGCGCTGGCGCGGTCCGACCTGCAAAATGCGGAGGCCAATCTGATCACGGCCCGCGAAAATTACATCGCGCTGGTGGGCGAGGCGCCCGACAATCTGGAGCCGCCGCCGCCCCTGCCGGGCCTGCCCGCGACCCCGGAAAGCGCCGTGCAGGTGGCGCTCAAGGACAATCCCGACATTCTGGCCGCGCAGAAGCTGAGGGAAGCGCAGCAGTTCGACGTGCGCGCCGCCAAGGGCACGGTGCTGCCGACGGTATCCGCCTTCACCCAGGCGGGCTACACCAACTATCTGGACACGTTGATGGGCGCTGGTGGTTCTGGCAGCGCCACCGGATCGCAGATCAACAAGCAGGCGTCGGCTGGCGTCCAGCTCAACATTCCCTTCTATCAGGGCGGCCGTCCGGCCGCGCAGGTGCGGCGCAACCAGGCGCTGGAATCCCAGGCTCTGGAGCGAGAGATCGAGGTCGAGCGCGGCGTGATCGCGCAGACGCGGTCCGCCTATGCAAGCTGGCAGGCGTCGCTGGAAAGCATCCAGTCGAACCAGAAGGCGGTGGAGGCGGCCAACCTGTCGCTCGAGGGGGTGCGGGCGGAAAATTCCGTCGGCAGCCGCACCATCCTGGACATTTTGAATGCCGAGCAGGAGGCGGTGAACGCCAAGGTTCAGCTCGTGACGGCGCGTCGCAACGCCTATGTCGCGGGTTTCAGCCTGCTGGCCGCCATGGGCCATGCGGAGGCGGACGATCTGAACCTGGAAGCGGGCACGCTCTACGACCCGATGGTCAATTACGACCGGGTGAAGGGCAAGTGGTTCGACTGGGATTTCGACCCCGCGCCCAAGGTGCAATCGACGCGGACCGTTGACTCGCCCGCGCAAAACGCCAATGTGGACCCCGGTTTGGCGCAGCCTTAA
- a CDS encoding DUF2497 domain-containing protein has protein sequence MGDMSKEPSMEDILSSIKRIIAEEGEEAVQTLPRRVRGEAAPKVRAVPVAEAMSEPASDEVLELTDEVAVEEPMPAHRTSRASKTAAEQGDASILSVESEVAARHSLSALSSMLVTPKDGEDNTLDGLVRSMLKPMLKEWLDARLPQMVEDMVAREIARITGR, from the coding sequence ATGGGCGACATGAGCAAGGAACCCTCGATGGAGGACATCCTGTCGTCCATCAAGCGGATCATCGCTGAAGAGGGCGAGGAGGCGGTGCAGACCCTGCCGCGCCGCGTGCGGGGCGAGGCGGCGCCCAAGGTCCGCGCCGTTCCCGTTGCGGAGGCGATGTCCGAGCCTGCCAGCGACGAAGTGCTGGAACTGACCGACGAGGTCGCTGTGGAGGAACCCATGCCCGCCCATCGAACGTCCCGCGCCTCCAAGACCGCTGCCGAGCAGGGGGATGCGTCCATCCTGTCCGTCGAGAGCGAAGTCGCGGCCCGGCATTCGCTGTCCGCTTTGTCCTCAATGCTGGTGACGCCCAAGGATGGGGAGGACAATACGCTGGACGGGCTGGTCCGCTCGATGCTGAAGCCGATGCTGAAGGAATGGCTGGACGCGCGGTTGCCGCAGATGGTCGAAGATATGGTCGCCAGGGAAATCGCCCGCATCACCGGCCGTTGA